A single Populus alba chromosome 7, ASM523922v2, whole genome shotgun sequence DNA region contains:
- the LOC118063160 gene encoding protein NETWORKED 2D, producing MLQRAASNAYSWWWASHIRTKQSKWLEQNLHDMEDKVQSVIRLIEEDGDSFAKRAEMYYKKRPELIHFVEDSYRAYRALAERYNHLSTELQNANNTIAYVFPEKVQFAMEEDEDEAPSSKFENKLPEVSRANIPKVPKIPKDVKGLFTSASKKLQSKKSMKGASNATVSKSGLSKSEGLLEIDKIQRQILALQTEKEFAKSSYEGGLAKYWEIELQIKEMQEKVCNLQDEFGAGIVIEDEEARTLMASAALKSCQETLAQLQEKQERSAEEAVEERKRITNAREKLKSLKDEFLHGEINPENPRAKDEPIKAVEGLESMHQQVSGTTEEKHDIELLREKIKENLDVGSNASVTAAELVEKIDELVSKIINLEASVSSQTALIQRLRTETDELQAEIQTLEEDKATIINGKNDLREQLREMEEKLHGIQNLNQSVEDQNNNLHAHFTEAHSNIDHLSVKLLCVKSDDEFDVKPETVDRSLVEVESQEAALNPDDSIEKPQNVKTKKHLKVSDQSHEDFKGSEGALNPDDGLGGQQNQKPHHELKVSYSSQKGKETPAEVSWLADLKEQEEKMNDADGSMNFTENQGEEEEIKEHGQSSSQPRKTTDLNNSMEELPGLEIEEKVFKKDSPSLMDDINVETQEQETTLVDEPDWKQLFMNGMENRERALLTEYTSILRNYKEVKKKLSEAEKKNGDSLFDATVQVRELKSANAKKDEQIQFLRQKLILLQAGLGEDSELIKSMATESPTTEKEETEDIRVTLMDQPETISEIEKRFRMSIDEVLEENLDFWLRFSTTFQQIQKFETEVQDLQSELLKLEEKKRMEDGSSNAEYSLKSEAKPLYKYLREIHTELTVWLEKSMQLKDEVKGRFTSLCDIQNEITSALKESAEDDEFKFTSYQAAKFQGEVLNMKQENNKVADELQAGLDHLTTLQLEVERTLAKLNEEFKLSGSKNRQNIQLPHSVSRSRVPLRSFIFGTKPKKHRTSIFSCMHPALYRRHFRSGPNA from the exons atgttgCAGAGAGCTGCAAGCAATGCTTACTCATGGTGGTGGGCAAGCCACATTCGAACAAAGCAATCCAAATGGCTCGAGCAGAACCTTCATG ACATGGAAGATAAGGTTCAAAGCGTAATCAGACTCATTGAAGAAGATGGAGACTCTTTTGCCAAGAGGGCAGAAATGTACTACAAAAAGAGACCGGAGCTGATACACTTCGTCGAAGACTCTTACCGGGCTTATAGGGCATTAGCTGAACGGTACAACCACTTATCAACAGAGCTACAAAATGCCAACAATACCATTGCTTATGTTTTCCCAGAAAAAGTCCAGTTTGCAATGGAAGAAGACGAAGATGAAGCCCCATCatctaaatttgaaaataagcTCCCAGAAGTCTCGAGAGCAAATATCCCAAAGGTTCCGAAGATTCCGAAAGATGTAAAGGGTCTCTTCACATCTGCTTCGAAGAAGTTGCAATCAAAGAAGTCAATGAAAGGAGCAAGTAATGCTACAGTTTCTAAGTCTGGCTTGAGCAAATCAGAAGGCCTCCTGGAGATCGACAAGATTCAGAGACAAATCCTGGCTCTACAAACTGAGAAAGAGTTTGCGAAGAGTTCTTATGAGGGTGGACTTGCGAAGTATTGGGAAATTGAACTGCAAATCAAGGAAATGCAAGAGAAGGTCTGTAATTTGCAAGATGAATTTGGTGCAGGCATTGTCATTGAAGACGAGGAAGCTCGGACGCTGATGGCGTCGGCAGCCCTGAAATCATGCCAAGAGACATTGGCTCAATTGCAGGAGAAACAAGAGAGATCTGCAGAAGAAGCAGTAGAAGAGCGCAAAAGAATTACCAATGCCCGGGAGAAGTTGAAGTCTCTCAAGGATGAGTTTTTGCATGGTGAGATCAATCCAGAAAATCCTCGAGCCAAAGATGAACCTATAAAAGCAGTGGAAGGATTGGAAAGCATGCACCAACAAGTGAGCGGTACAACAGAAGAGAAACATGATATAGAGTTGTTGCGCGAGAAGATTAAGGAAAACCTCGATGTTGGATCTAATGCTAGTGTCACTGCAGCAGAACTTGTTGAGAAGATCGATGAACTTGTAAGCAAGATCATCAACTTAGAAGCTTCAGTTTCATCACAGACAGCTCTTATACAGAGGTTAAGGACGGAGACAGATGAGCTACAAGCAGAAATTCAAACTTTAGAAGAAGACAAGGCAACAATAATCAATGGCAAAAATGATTTGAGGGAACAGCTGAGGGAAATGGAGGAGAAGTTGCATGGAATCCAGAATCTAAACCAGAGTGTCGAGGATCAGAATAACAACCTCCATGCACATTTTACTGAAGCACATTCTAATATCGATCACCTCTCTGTGAAATTACTTTGTGTAAAATCAGATGATGAATTCGATGTCAAACCAGAAACAGTTGACAGATCTCTGGTAGAAGTTGAATCTCAAGAAGCTGCACTCAATCCTGATGATAGCATTGAGAAACCGCAGAATGTGAAGACAAAAAAGCATCTCAAGGTTTCAGATCAATCCCACGAAGATTTCAAGGGATCAGAAGGTGCACTGAATCCCGATGATGGTCTTGGGGGACAACAAAATCAGAAGCCACACCACGAGCTCAAGGTTTCATATTCTTCACAGAAAGGGAAGGAAACTCCCGCAGAAGTCAGTTGGTTAGCAGATTTAaaggaacaagaagaaaaaatgaatgatgCTGATGGTTCTATGAACTTCACAGAGAATCaaggagaagaggaagagatAAAAGAACATGGGCAAAGTTCAAGCCAACCCCGGAAAACTACAGACCTCAACAATTCTATGGAGGAACTTCCTGGCctggaaattgaagaaaaagttttTAAGAAAGATTCACCTTCTTTGATGGATGATATCAATGTTGAAACACAGGAACAGGAAACAACGCTAGTTGACGAGCCGGACTGGAAGCAGTTGTTCATGAATGGCATGGAGAATAGAGAAAGAGCTCTACTTACAGAGTATACTTCAATCCTTCGGAATTATAAGGAAGTAAAGAAGAAGCTTAGTGAAGCAGAAAAAAAGAATGGGGATAGCCTCTTTGATGCAACGGTACAGGTAAGAGAACTGAAGAGTGCTAATGCAAAGAAGGATGAACAGATTCAATTTTTACGTCAGAAGCTAATCCTTCTTCAAGCAGGTTTGGGTGAAGATAGTGAACTAATAAAATCGATGGCGACAGAAAGCCCAACGACAGAGAAAGAAGAAACGGAAGACATCAGGGTGACTCTAATGGACCAACCAGAAACCATTTCCGAAATCGAAAAACGATTCCGGATGAGCATTGATGAAGTTCTAGAGGAGAACTTGGATTTCTGGTTAAGGTTCAGTACTACATTCCAACAAATACAGAAATTTGAAACTGAAGTCCAAGATTTACAGTCTGAGCTGCTCAAattagaggaaaagaaaaggatggaaGATGGAAGCAGCAATGCAGAATATTCTCTGAAATCGGAAGCGAAGCCGCTATACAAGTACCTCAGAGAGATCCACACTGAACTGACGGTCTGGCTAGAGAAAAGCATGCAGCTGAAAGATGAAGTGAAGGGCAGATTTACATCCTTGTGTGACATTCAAAATGAAATAACGTCTGCTTTGAAGGAGAGTGCTGAAGATGACGAGTTCAAGTTCACAAGCTATCAAGCTGCAAAGTTCCAAGGTGAGGTTTTGAACATGAAACAAGAGAATAACAAGGTTGCAGATGAATTGCAGGCAGGCTTAGATCACTTAACGACACTCCAGCTTGAAGTTGAAAGAACATTGGCAAAATTGAACGAGGAATTCAAGCTTTCCGGATCAAAGAACCGTCAAAACATCCAGCTGCCACACTCAGTGAGTCGATCTCGAGTTCCTCTGCGGTCATTCATCTTTGGCACCAAACCCAAAAAGCATAGAACTTCCATCTTCTCTTGCATGCACCCTGCACTGTATAGGAGACATTTTAGATCAGGACCTAATGCATAG